One genomic segment of Kordiimonas sp. SCSIO 12603 includes these proteins:
- a CDS encoding DUF2817 domain-containing protein translates to MAYPHEQYFSQDYFSARKKFLKAASQQNLQIKSFLHPESVKSDRDFAIDVAIAGDLNASRLMVINSGTHGLEGLAGSGIQTGIIDQLENYNISDIALCFIHALNPWGMVHARRQNEDNIDLNRNFIDFAATSPGNLYYDLLHDKVCIPNLFIDGTENPTVPKRITRFIDAHGLQAYHVALFQGQYTHANGIGFGGWKPSWSRRMFYKILEDFQRTAELVTAIDIHTGLGEYGEDIIINNSPQNSTALHLAQQIYREKLVSISEEGALPYKTKGDTFYAFEQAFPNALNIPVALEFGTSSVEDLMRLQIEDNWLIHHGDLRSATGRRIKDELKDFFYPNDPKWRQNIFSKAKQHIDATISFIKDFGSRSSI, encoded by the coding sequence ATGGCTTATCCACATGAACAGTATTTTTCGCAGGACTATTTTTCAGCCCGTAAAAAGTTCTTAAAGGCCGCTTCACAGCAAAATCTTCAAATCAAAAGCTTCCTCCATCCAGAAAGTGTAAAATCAGATCGTGATTTTGCAATAGATGTCGCTATCGCTGGCGATTTAAATGCTTCCAGATTGATGGTTATAAACTCTGGTACACACGGCCTTGAAGGGCTTGCAGGTTCGGGCATTCAAACGGGCATTATAGATCAGCTTGAGAACTATAATATCAGCGATATTGCCCTTTGCTTTATTCATGCCCTTAACCCTTGGGGAATGGTTCATGCCCGACGCCAAAATGAAGATAATATCGACCTAAACCGCAACTTTATAGACTTTGCAGCAACATCCCCCGGCAATCTTTATTACGACCTGCTGCATGATAAGGTATGCATCCCCAACCTGTTTATAGACGGTACCGAAAACCCTACTGTACCGAAGCGCATCACCCGCTTCATTGATGCCCATGGCCTGCAGGCCTATCACGTTGCGCTCTTTCAAGGCCAATACACCCATGCAAACGGTATTGGCTTTGGCGGCTGGAAACCAAGTTGGTCACGCCGGATGTTTTATAAGATTTTGGAGGATTTTCAGAGAACTGCGGAACTGGTAACAGCTATAGATATCCACACTGGCCTTGGTGAATACGGTGAAGATATTATTATTAACAACAGCCCGCAAAATTCCACCGCTCTTCACCTTGCCCAACAGATATATAGAGAGAAGCTGGTTTCAATTTCTGAAGAAGGCGCACTTCCTTACAAAACAAAGGGAGACACCTTTTACGCGTTCGAACAAGCATTCCCGAACGCACTCAATATCCCTGTAGCACTGGAGTTTGGCACATCCTCGGTAGAGGACCTTATGCGTCTGCAAATTGAAGATAACTGGCTTATTCATCACGGGGACCTTCGTTCAGCCACAGGCCGGAGGATCAAAGATGAACTAAAAGACTTCTTCTATCCAAATGATCCTAAGTGGCGACAAAATATCTTCAGCAAAGCCAAGCAGCATATTGATGCTACCATATCTTTTATAAAAGATTTTGGGTCGCGTTCCTCTATTTAG
- a CDS encoding LacI family DNA-binding transcriptional regulator, translating into MSKITITDVARKAGVSVSTVSRVLNDEKYVKAEKKDAVLQAVAALNYKPNLYARSLGGEKSFLIGLLFDDPSGGYLSDMQRGAMKACQRAGYHLVVELFNQDNKEGIDRFLDTLSLQGVILAPPVCDNPQVLDALAKRNIPVVRISPSEDYEGTASIGIDNYKAASILVNYLISLGHSKIGFIKGDPDHADAIERHQAFTDSMKKHSLTINPEWTRVGNYTFESGLNCAIGILSNPDRPTAIFASNDEMAASVITIANKFGIRVPEDLSIVGFDDLAIATLISPSLTTIHQPVEKMAELAVERILDLRNSDDEEFYEPQILESEFVMRRSTTNAPVIGSK; encoded by the coding sequence TTGTCAAAAATCACCATCACAGATGTAGCGCGTAAAGCTGGTGTATCAGTTTCAACGGTTTCCCGTGTTTTGAACGATGAAAAATACGTCAAAGCGGAAAAGAAGGATGCTGTGCTTCAGGCAGTGGCTGCGCTCAATTATAAACCTAATCTTTATGCGCGGTCGCTGGGTGGTGAAAAATCTTTTTTGATAGGCCTTTTGTTTGATGATCCAAGTGGTGGGTATCTGTCTGATATGCAGCGCGGTGCAATGAAGGCTTGCCAGCGTGCCGGATACCACTTGGTGGTGGAACTGTTTAATCAGGATAATAAAGAGGGGATAGACCGTTTCCTCGATACTTTGAGCCTGCAGGGCGTTATCCTGGCGCCACCTGTGTGTGACAATCCGCAAGTGCTGGATGCGCTGGCTAAACGTAATATCCCTGTGGTTCGTATTTCACCTAGTGAAGATTATGAAGGTACAGCCTCAATTGGTATCGATAACTATAAGGCAGCCTCTATTCTTGTGAATTATCTGATTTCTCTGGGGCACAGCAAGATTGGGTTTATCAAAGGTGATCCTGACCACGCTGATGCTATTGAGCGGCATCAGGCTTTCACAGATAGTATGAAAAAACATAGCTTAACCATTAACCCGGAATGGACGCGGGTTGGGAATTATACATTTGAAAGCGGCCTTAACTGTGCCATCGGTATTTTAAGCAACCCTGATAGGCCTACTGCTATCTTTGCATCAAATGATGAAATGGCCGCGAGCGTTATTACCATAGCCAATAAGTTCGGGATCAGAGTGCCGGAAGATCTATCAATCGTAGGGTTTGATGATCTTGCAATTGCGACACTTATATCTCCAAGCCTCACTACTATTCATCAGCCCGTAGAGAAAATGGCTGAACTTGCGGTGGAGCGTATTCTCGATCTCAGAAATTCAGATGATGAAGAGTTTTACGAGCCGCAAATTCTAGAATCTGAATTTGTTATGCGGCGTTCAACAACAAATGCGCCGGTAATAGGGTCTAAATAG